One part of the Thermodesulfobacteriota bacterium genome encodes these proteins:
- a CDS encoding AMP-binding protein, whose protein sequence is MLLHKLYEKQLIKTPDKEAITFKGKSTPYGELDESIKGSARALINLGINRGDRVALFMNNCVELIELYFACFRTGSIAVPLNHRYQTGEVVYAADHCKAKILIADVDLFPRVKDIQGSVLSIQGIYEAGPESKNGENSWNSVLESAPIEVDWPFVDKNDPAMILYTSGSTSKPKGVTHTHNSIFNNCISRKITQGLTEDDISLVATAICHVGGSVGNTFPILYSGGTAVLLETPDPVLFLECVKLYRPSRAVLLPAQLLDVVEHPRAKEVDFGSLKEVEAGGDQISHDLYDHFKRVTGFELSQLYGLTECEGSCLTPLSKPIKRGSIGQPRHGVEIRLINDDGKDVQIGESGEILIKSDSQMIGYWNDRENTEKTLVDGWLKTGDIARRDDEGYYYFIGRIKEIIIKGGSNIAPGEVEEVLDDHPSVIISGVVGTPHPRYGEFIHAFIELDPGSVNPPNEEELKSYASKRLAQYKVPDRWTFVKELPRNEIGKIDRRGLHVLAAKLDS, encoded by the coding sequence GTGCTACTACACAAACTGTATGAAAAACAACTGATTAAAACTCCGGATAAAGAAGCGATAACCTTCAAAGGAAAATCGACTCCTTATGGAGAGCTCGACGAGTCAATAAAAGGATCAGCCCGCGCCCTAATAAATTTAGGAATTAACCGGGGAGACAGAGTAGCGTTATTTATGAACAACTGTGTTGAATTGATTGAACTTTATTTTGCCTGTTTCAGGACGGGCTCAATAGCGGTCCCGTTAAACCATCGTTATCAAACCGGCGAGGTCGTATATGCCGCAGACCATTGTAAAGCAAAGATCCTGATAGCCGACGTTGACTTATTCCCGAGGGTGAAAGACATCCAGGGTTCTGTACTTTCTATACAGGGTATCTACGAGGCTGGGCCCGAATCGAAAAACGGAGAAAATTCGTGGAATAGTGTTCTGGAGAGTGCCCCGATCGAGGTCGACTGGCCATTCGTAGATAAGAATGACCCGGCAATGATATTGTACACATCCGGAAGCACCAGTAAACCAAAAGGTGTCACACATACCCATAATTCAATTTTCAATAACTGTATTAGCCGAAAGATAACACAAGGACTCACGGAAGATGATATCTCCCTGGTTGCAACCGCTATATGCCATGTGGGTGGTTCTGTTGGAAATACCTTTCCCATATTATATTCGGGTGGAACAGCAGTTTTATTAGAGACGCCAGATCCTGTCCTTTTCCTGGAATGTGTGAAACTTTACAGACCCTCTCGCGCTGTGCTATTGCCCGCTCAGTTGTTAGACGTAGTGGAACATCCAAGAGCTAAAGAAGTTGATTTTGGTTCGTTAAAAGAGGTTGAAGCTGGTGGTGATCAAATATCTCATGACTTATACGACCACTTCAAACGTGTAACCGGATTTGAACTTAGTCAGTTATATGGACTCACCGAATGCGAAGGTAGCTGCTTGACACCTCTTTCTAAACCAATCAAGCGAGGTTCCATAGGTCAACCAAGGCACGGAGTTGAAATTCGTTTGATTAATGATGATGGCAAGGATGTGCAAATTGGAGAATCCGGTGAAATTTTAATCAAAAGTGACAGTCAAATGATCGGATATTGGAATGACCGTGAAAATACAGAAAAAACCTTAGTAGACGGGTGGCTCAAAACAGGAGACATCGCCCGAAGGGATGATGAGGGATACTACTATTTCATCGGTCGAATAAAGGAAATTATTATCAAAGGTGGTTCTAATATCGCGCCAGGAGAAGTGGAAGAGGTTCTCGACGACCATCCGAGTGTAATTATAAGTGGTGTTGTTGGAACACCACATCCGCGCTACGGGGAGTTTATACACGCATTTATTGAACTTGATCCAGGATCAGTGAACCCCCCTAACGAAGAAGAACTTAAATCATATGCATCTAAACGTTTAGCGCAATACAAGGTGCCTGATCGCTGGACATTTGTTAAAGAATTACCAAGAAATGAAATTGGGAAGATTGATCGGAGGGGCCTTCATGTGCTCGCAGCTAAGCTTGATTCTTAG
- a CDS encoding methyltransferase domain-containing protein has protein sequence MRLNQVKEKYDSLAHYYDKRWEGYLEATHKVAIELLKPKADDTILDASGGTGLLSEKIIPTLGNRGQIFLIDISDTMTAIAKDRLEQFDNIMISRQDVNKLDFPENFFSKILCVNAFHYYSNPHQVLTNFYRILKPDGRLIIVDWCRDSFHFKAYNFLLKYLSKSHVKIYTSKEFKDLLDNAKFILEELTPFSYGLWRLTGLGARKV, from the coding sequence ATGAGATTAAATCAAGTTAAAGAGAAATACGATTCCCTTGCTCATTATTATGACAAAAGGTGGGAAGGATATCTTGAAGCAACACATAAAGTTGCTATTGAATTACTAAAACCAAAAGCGGATGACACTATTTTGGATGCCAGTGGCGGGACTGGACTCTTGAGTGAAAAGATAATTCCAACCCTTGGCAATAGAGGACAGATCTTCCTTATTGACATTTCGGACACCATGACCGCAATAGCCAAAGATCGCTTAGAACAATTTGATAACATCATGATAAGCCGGCAAGATGTTAATAAACTCGATTTTCCAGAGAATTTCTTTTCCAAGATTCTCTGTGTTAATGCTTTCCACTATTACTCCAATCCACATCAAGTACTTACCAATTTTTATCGGATTCTAAAGCCGGATGGAAGGCTAATAATAGTGGACTGGTGTAGAGATTCCTTCCATTTTAAGGCCTATAATTTCCTGTTGAAGTATTTAAGTAAATCACATGTGAAAATTTACACCTCGAAAGAATTCAAGGATTTGCTCGATAATGCAAAATTTATATTAGAAGAATTAACTCCGTTTTCATATGGTCTCTGGAGACTCACGGGTTTAGGAGCCAGAAAGGTCTAG